The sequence ttccggaaCGGAACATCTTGATCCagtttgagtttgccggacggacgctacactgacggcgagctgcactgaaacgacacggtgccggataggtgtgaatgcgcgcatagaaaacgaatgaaataatatcagtatccgtacacggtgtcgtgccggcactgaaccggaccgtatatgtgtgaatagtccttaagtgtgttgtgtacacacttaaattttattgctgaatctcggcaaaaaatgtGCCGAAATGTGCACAGCCGAGAGCTCGGTAATAGTCTCAGCAAGataataattactgagaatctcggcaatactttttttttcaaagatgtatTTATTAAGGAACAAAGCAGTTAGCTTTATGAAGCCAAGAAcattttgttataattatttGAACTAAGAATATGTAGTGGCTGGAGAGATGGGTCTTCCATGTTTTACAGGTGACGTTGCTACGTAATGGTGTTGGCTTCATATTTGTccttgtgggtccgcgggaaacaccccgggGTCTCAAGactcggcgggtggcccgcgtgcTACCCATCGACGGGAGTGGCCCCCGTGGGCGGTGGTGATGAAAACTTTTTGCAATCATCCAAGTGACGTGAAAACGTATCGGAGGTTGTCCCATCCTtctgagggtccgcgggaaacactccCAGGCAATGGTGATGTTGCCGAAGAGAACGAAAAACATGAATATTAGCTAACATCgcgatggtgaagagacggaggAAGGGGAAACGAGAAAGTTAGTGACAGCcagaagatcttgttagtttcgatGAAGATGAATATTATCCGAAAAAACGCGAAGGGGCACTTGCCCTGGGCGCAGCGGTTTTAGGGGGGCGGCAAACCAaaccttgggaccttttttttattcgcccaagccatctttccggagatggagttcaccattgttttttttttgttttgctcacttTACCAACGTTAGAGGCGGCAAATCTCTCATTTCGCCCCGGGTGCCAAATTTCTGCGGTACGCACCTGTcatcaagcaaagcaaagtgtcttggtattatattccttttgtggtatttgacctttctgtttcaacagacttcgcagccgatacttagcgttcagaatcattgcatggctagtactacgatcatactgacactaagaatccttccaggtcggggatcGAACACACAAAAACTGGCTTGTAGTtctagcgccctatgcattgaaccgctaacctGGGCCCAATTGGATTCATCAATAGATGTAATAATGCGAATATGGTTATAAGATTTTTCGAGGCTGTGTTAAGTTCAATACGTCCGCGTTCCTTAACTGTATTCGTCGGCAATGCTGTCATCGAAAATGTTTCACCGTTGTTTATTGCAAACATAAAACCACTGTTATAGTCCATATACTTTCGTACTTAGCAAACGAAATCGATGCTTTGCATTCATATGACCGAATAGAGAGCTTTCCGATCAATGTCAAACATGCGAGAGAACATGAGTGTGTTGGGGTTCTTTGAAGTGAAAcaccgaaaagaatttttcaattttctagcAACTAGCGAAGTCTGACCCATCCTTTTACAAAAAACCACCAGGCGAGTTcaagaatgtatagcgatatttTTCATTCAAGCATTGGAAGAACAGTTTTTTCCGCGAAATGCATGTAAACTTATCTATTGTGTTATGCTAAATTTCTAAGCTCATTAATATTTAGCATAACCGACACTGCGATATCTGGAGTTGAATTTTATTAAATGCTATTACAATTTTTATGCGTAATAATGTATAACTGCTTTAGGAAGAGTTGACGTAAATCATGCAATACTTTATATTTGTCCAGCATATTCATTATTAAGTAATTAACAATCAAAAcgttatattatttatttctttttaaATACAACTGAAGTAACAACATTACCCACTGCACCACCGAATGTAAAAGAAGGTGTCGGAATAACCTGATGTAAACTGAAATGCTCTTCAAAACTTTTTACCAACTCCATTTGAGTCCAGTTACATGATGTGAGAATGAACAGTCCATCAGTTTGCAGCAGCTGGTGGACATTACAGATGTAAATTTGTCTCATAGACTTTGAATCTTCAGGATGTAAACTTATTGCATCGTAGGTGCCCTTATCATGAACTACTTTGAATGTTCCCAAGCTGGTCACATTTGATTTGTCTAGTAAATCAGCTACTTTGTACGTAATGTGCACATCTTGGTCTTTAGATATAGCTTGGGCAAGCTCCACGGCTTTAGGTGAATAATCAATACCAGTGAGATTGCTGTAACCTTCACGAGCCATTTCTACTAGCATCATTCCGTTTCCGCATCCTGCAATACAaagtaaaaaaattcgaaacattCACAAAATCTATTACTTACCTAAATCAATGATAGGGTCATCTTGACATATTAACGCTTCCTGCTTCTCAATCCACCTGATAATTCTTAGTTGACTATCTTCGTCGAACCAAACCTCTCCAACATCTCCATGATCCCTATAGTTTTGAATTTCCGTTTCGTAGCTCTTCTCCCAATATTCTTTAGTACCCAACTCTGAACTCTCCAATTCTTCTATCGGTTTTTCATCCATCGTCaattattgattttatagatTGCTGCACACTGTTGAAAACAAAATCTGAATAATGTTTGCAATCACAAACTCTTAGAAACCGAAAAATAACAATTACTACAAATGTCATTGATTCAAATTTTGGTGATTGTTTACTTCTTTTGATGATGTTGAACGGCTCGCATCTCACGCGCTTTAGGAACAATTCGTTCCAGAACATAGTAAACGCGTAAACGGTGGAACCGTGGAAACagccagcgatgccagatagtagtagtgtcatttccgtagattggcacttttctcggaagctctcgcggtgaaaagcttttttttttggtcgtcagacaaaactagtttccgtagttctccgttgataaatttaaatttccgtagatttgcgtagaaaaatccaatttccgtagattttgtctacggatcagtagatccgtagaaaatgttcgaatccgtagatctgacatcgctggaaACAGCATGTCACTTGTATACATTGTCAGATACCGTTCCGGAATGACTGGCACTTTTTCAAAAACGTCATTCATTTCCATTTTTGAAAACGATATATACAAGATCGAACAAACGGAACAAACCGATAATACTGTGGTACACGGTTATAGCACCCACTGAGAAAGCGGTATGAATTTGATGTGCGTTGAGAGTTTGTTGAACGCAGAGATgccttttatacagatttatctgaatAGAGGTCCTTACCGGCCCATACACGAGAATTAATCGTCATTTTTAataattactaagtaatgacaatcCAAGTTGTATATGGAGAATTTCTCATTACTGCCCTTACTCGTTTAGattagatttcctaaatttaatacagatttcactAAAAAACATAGAGAAGAATTAAACCTTTGCGTCTGAGTTATCTTTTAGTACTTGATTGCAGTGTTGAGATAAAAGTTTATCAATCAACGAACAAATCACAAACTAATGTGAATATCATTGTGCAGATACTTGATGATCAACACTGAAATACACTAAAttactgtttgagctgttagtagaatattctcactaatagcagggttgccacatttaaatcagcatttttcagaagaaaaatctgtatcgggagctcaataacctgtattgaaaatctgtatatagaagtgctaagaaatcgaagcacaacggaatgaaaaagtctttagaacacaaatttaaagataccaaaacttttcttagtctgaattttatgattttgtagttgaaaaaacgctAGAAGTTGTTTTTGTGTTGGAGCCTTTCGAActaatgatttgacgaaaatctttcaaaatccaatctgaaagtgaaacttaaTCTGATTGATCAATTGGTAATCTTTCTTCTTTACTACCTTACGTTATGGCCATCTTTTTAtcttatcagaagcaatttttgaaagcataagcaatttttaatccacgctatcaaaaatctgtacaaatctgtattttttgccaaaaatctgtaatctgcatatacagaatcttggtcacaaatttatctgaaaaatctgtaaaatgcagattaatctgtatatgtggcaaccctgactaatagtactgttgttgtaccgttgaattccactatatcacgtcattacactcttataatagacttataaaaccgatacactgaaaaaggatgtaaatagcattccgaaatacgtatctgtattataacgtttgatacactttcggaaaaatagtgactttgtgagagtgtaatgacgtgatatagtgaAATTCAAcgatacaacaacagtactattagtactgaaatacatttatattacAATATTAAGTTAATTAGAGCTGAGAGGGGTCATAGCATCAGGAGTCAAAGCATCACGaaattttattgtcagactgaggccgcagacagagtgagcgcggaaaaaCTGAGCCGAGCACCAAAGTGAATAATGCACTTACAGTCAAATGGACCCTCTCAAAGTAGAAGCTATACTCTGATCAAAGGAACTCTTTCGATTTGCTGCAAGTATGTTTCCCGCTCTTCGCCTTCCAATGTCATCCACCAGCTCGACTCAGCTTCTTGAGCTTATTCTGTCTGCGGCCTGAGATTTGTGTGACCTGACTTGAGATTGCGTTGGAATTCCttgtcaatttttaaaactagaTGAGTATACGGATCAGAACATTCAATTTAAATTTAGGTGCTTTCTTCATATAAAAATCAAATGTGTTCTTATGCTACTTAAAGTAAAGGTAttctacaggtatgtagtgtattttattaaaaataggtAGTTCACTAACTTTAAAAATTCACCAGTTACATCTGGACCGATAATGAACTTTTTAAACATTCTGTGCGAAAAACTATCTAAAAAGAAGAGAGTGTGAACCTTAATTGAACTCGATCGCGACACGCATACATTTTCATTTATACGAATACGTCTGTACACACTGCATCTGAGAGTGTGACAGAGCTGTCAAACTACTCCACAAGCTTACTTGTAGCTACTCAAATGATGTTTTACTCAAAATTGGGTAAAACCCTATCAAACTGATTGATATGATGTCTGTTAATGTGACACTGACTTTAAGTGACATCCATCGTACATCGGCCGTTTTCTTTCTACAACTACTCGATTTTtgcaaaaaccatacctacctaaaaattgagtagttgtaTAAAGAAAAGGTTGACCGATGTTCGAGGTTAAGACTCAGGTCAGTGATACTTTCATCAGATATCGTATCAATAAACTAGATAGAGTTCTACCCAATTTTTGGTGAAACACCATTTGGTGCCACTGGGTAGCAACAAGTAAGCTTGTATATGAAATACTGcaccacagaaaacagatatacaggctcacatattaaCATATGaactggcgaacacttgcataTGAACtgacgaacacttgcagatgtcatcacgatcgacacgaggcgCCACcgcgatttgggtgccgctttcacatgagacaagtttgctttttttttattccgacCGAATCCTCGTGTGATTTATATGACATGGAAAAAAGTTGcctttaacacttagggaaatcgtgtgataagtgttaataTTGTTGTAGTTGCAcacaaggaaatattattctaccAATGAAAACTTCCAACTTTGCTTTTAAAAGGCatcaaaaaatcataatttcagcCAGAAAAGTTGAAAGTCTTCTTGATTTCGAAACAATTGAAtttaatagtatgttcacattagcgctgatatcaagtgatatacggatatacttgatatccagtgatatcatgtgcgatatcacttgataataaaattagaataaaaatttacaGTTGAAAGTCTTCTTGATTTCGAAACAATTCAAtttaatagtatgttcacattagcgctgatatcaagtgatatacggatatacttgatatccggtgatatcatgtgcgatatcacttgatatcccatacaatttgatgtcaacgcgatATAGTGGAATTTTATCTtaatatccgggatatcatgtacgatatcatgtcgagttaaTCATTCATCATCATGTCGAGTTGTAAAAAATCGCAACTTGCAACACCGAtaactcatttatgaacgtcactttgagagtgacaataaacaatcattataatttcgaatgtttcaacgaatactggcgttcggacacagactaacagacaggacactcaaattagattcttcaaccattttaacggtcatttcgaatattcctttatttgggacagtactcacatgtgtcatgatggcgctacgttaccctatcaaaaacatcctctctgtcatctagactgtgtttatttttttcatttaccaacagagttgccattcatacagaattacctgtaatatattttttttataataaaatttttattgggttcatttgcgttagcttaaTGTGGAaagttgtcttgttgttaggtggaaaagagtggaagccgtattatggggcggcctgctcccctagagttagtaaaggagtgtCAGGAGGGACCTATACTATACTGTGTTGGttttaaacatattttgatattacaaatcattcattaatagcttttaaatcttttaatcacactttgcatttccgggttctcgacgttctccagattgtaacgaggaagagactatactagactcggatgctttgttggtgtgctttgatgttggtgtgtcatttatggatggtttccagcaGTTCAGCTTGACCAGTGTTTAGTTCGTTTGGTGTAGGACCACagtagaagaaagaaagagaaagagagggcaCTAGATTTGCACGTTGTTGGCTTTTAAgaagttatagaggtaggtcatgtTAAGGGGATCTCGGGTTGCcaaaacgtcacggactggaacataaggtggtctacctcgggtccGAAGGGAATCAATTAGCTGGAGTCTGACGTCGCAATACTCGGAGGTAATCTTTGCTCACTAAGACCAACACGatgaagatgcgctttgagcaaagagtggttggacataagtcttgacattgtggacctgtaatgtattgatttgtatacgtccatgcgaatttcatgcaggatacagatttaatacatattgccaaaactatatacataattgtgcctacttctcatcctccaacgcaatacaaaatcgaacccgttttgttacaatatttacttgcttcttaatttcgggtgaaaactaccaacacaacaaaaaatagtctagatgaacaacgttgagtcaaataaatggttaccctccaacatcgtgaaaaatttaaatatattatcaacgtaatccaataatttattgtgacgattcattttcaaatattttgatgaaatcaggcatccctgcaagcagctgatcggttttgacaaacgaggggaaaccaactagtaaaaaaacttttacataacacaaggggtgtacagatagtaaatagttcgcgcagtacaatataggtggaactagtgcatcacgaaaaattatttttataagaatttactcatactgtcatgtctgttagtctgtggttcggAGACCATTAAATGCAAGACTTTAATTATTGATAtaattgtaggagagaaaagcaatattattgatcctaatgggaacattcaatatgacaacttgattgtcaaacgatatcattttgatcatatgtgaacacttccacTTGacatgcatatcatctcggaatatcaagtgatataagcgctaatgtgaacatggtataagagtataaatatttgaaataatagCGATAATACTTTTGAACAAACAAGCAACACTGAATCGGCACAGTGTATTTCTAAGCAGAAGTGATTAAATGCATTCCAGCGTTCATTTCGATTAACTTCTAGTTTTGATGTAAACATTGGGTaccatcagaccctgtcagctttgaagaaaatcaatcttcagttcagcaacgccatcgcacggcatcacattcaacatatcatcacagactaacagacatgacagtatgagtaaattcttataaaaataatttttcgtgatgcactagttccacctatattgtactgcgcgaactatttactatctgtacaccccttgtgttatgtaaaagtttttttactagttggtttcccctcgtttgtcaacaccgatcagctgcttgcagggatgcctgatttcatcgaaatatttgaaaatgaatcgtcacaataaattattggattacgttgataatatatttaactttttcgcgatgttggaaggtaaccatttattttttctcaacgttgctcatctagattattttttattgtgttggtaattttcacccgaaatcaagtggcggcagacaagaagcaagtaaatattgtaacaaaacgggttcgattttgtattgcgttggaggatgagaagtaggcacaattatgtatatagttttagcaatatgtattaaatctgtatcctgcatgaaattcgcatggacgtatacaaatcaatacattacaggtaattctgtatgaatggcaactctgttggtaaatgaaaaaaataaacacagtctagatgacagacaggatgtttttgatagggtaacgtggcgccatcatgacacatgtgagtactgtcccaaataaaggaatattcgaaatgaccgttaaaatgattgaagaatctaatttgagtgtcctgtctgttagtctgtgatatcatgtcaattgtatgggtgcgcagtgctgctattttggcgcacacgaatttgacatttctttcccctgcttctatgtacgagattcgatgcggactcgcctgagggcgccatgctcgcaagaaagaatgttgccaataatttgttcgggaaatgtgagagctggatatctttttAATATGATATCTTTGGTACCATGCAAATTTAAAAAACTGTAAATACATTTACCATTTGTATTATAagtatgtattttgtttttattttgaaagaaaaatctgtTATGTCAAAAGCGTCTGCTATTCGCAACAAATATAGATAGCTTTTGTACTATTATGCGTACACTATCATTCTAACAAAAACATGATCATAATTGAAAAGAATAGCTTTTTAAACTCAATGCAGAACCACTTTTGAAAtaaaagcacagactaacagacaggacactcaaattagattcttcaatcattttaacggtcatttcgaatattcctttatttgggacagtactcacatgtgtcatgatggcgccacgttaccctatcaaaaacatcctgtctgtcatctagactgtgtttatttttttcatttaccaacagagttgccattcatacagaattacctgtaatgtattgatttgtatacgtccatgcgaatttcatgcaggatacagatttaatacatattgccaaaactatatacataattgtgcctacttctcatcctccaacgcaatacaaaatcgaacccgttttgttacaatatttacttgcttctggtctgccgccacttaatttcgggtgaaaactaccaacacaataaaaaatagtctagatgaacaacgttgagtcaaataaatggttaccttccaacatcgcgaaaaagttaaatatattattaacgtaatccaataatttattgtgacgattcattttcaaatattttgatgaaatcaggcatccctgcaaacagctgatcggtgttgacaaacgaggggaaaccaactagtaaaaaaatttgtacataacacaaggggtgtacagatagtaaatagttcgcgcagtacaatataggtggaactagtgcatcacgaaaaattatttttataagaatttactcatactgtcatgtctgttagtctgtgataaaagtttttaaaagtTTTCCAGCTCttaaattgatagtttttactcTCTGCAAAAAAGAACCAACGAAAGCTCTCAAATTTACCAACGATCAAGATTAACcaacgttatttttttgtgtgtggaaTACTTTTATAactggcaggaggattttgttatcgttccgttaACGtaatggaacgttttgaaaaaaaagatgtAACCTTTTCAGATTTCACCTACAGCACAAAAGTAAACGCAGTGCAAAATATATTATAAAGCACGAAGAACATGAAATAAATCGAAGAAAATGTATGCTACATGTTGATTGAATTGTGATGcattaaacaaaagaaaataattttgttttgattacatGAAAATCTCTTAGAGAATGTTAAAATCTACCCAATTGAGGTAAATTGAATGATATGTGACGTTAATTATCAGTATCAATTATCGGTACTTAAAAGGTAATAATAAACCTCAtgatttttctttcgatttcacCCAAGCAATATTAGGAAAAACAGTAAATGTCATTAGAATTTCACATAACATGTAAGTGATTGTTCCAATGAATGCAATCCTATTCatatttcataaatctagttgatTCGCACATGTTAAGTCATatagaaaaatatatatttattaGGATAACTTCTACGTGATTTGTAGGTTCAGCGAAGGTTTACGCGAGAATAGTAAACTGTCTGATTTTCATTAGGGAGTATGCAATTGAAAGCTTTCCGGATGTACCACAGTACAccaaacttttcaatttgacagccCGAATTGACAGTTATGCGTGGATAACTGTCAGCCAACAGGCAACTTTTGTCTACTTTTTCCCTTTCGCACAGGTTTCGAGTTGGCCATCGGAGCGGAGCTTCTTGCCTTTGCATTTCATAGTGCTGCGGCTTTTTAGTAAGGCCCACTTTTTACAGCGATCTCGTGCCGTGCAAATGCAACAACCATAAGAATAGTGAGAGGTGACTGCGTGTAACTTTTCTACGTGTGTTTCTTTGTATTTGGATTATTATAATTGCAAAGCGCTAAAATACGGTAAAGACATCCTGCTGCAGGACTGCAGTTTTGCTTCGGACAGATTCCAATCGTGCGAACTGTGAAGTGTTCCTTTGTTGAGTGCGTGTGTGAATCGTAACCCATCAAACCGCTTACAGAAAAAGgaatctgaaaaatgagtggaaCTCAAGCTGCTGCTGCCGCCGCCCCTGCGCCGGTTCTTAAGAAAGGAATTGTGAAACAGGTTAGTATTCCTAGGAACCACCTCGGaacaaatcagatttgaagtctAGAAAGCCCAAAGtcgatgcaaaaaaaatccCACACTCGTTTCTATCGCCTTTCGTTACTATCGACTTACTTttcactgctgctgctgcggtgTTGGTGCCAACTTGGCATTATGTCTATAGCTATCGTTGGCTACTAGGTCCTACGTGAACAGTTTTTAATCAAAGCAAAGAATTGCTGCAATGATGTTCGAACTGCTTATCTCCAGAGACATCCAGCGCATGAGGTAGGAGTTAGTAGAAAATTCGGATGCACACCTTTGTTGGAACTCCCTCCTACTGGAGGCGATGTTTCTTAATGGGGTTGGGTAAGCGGATAGTGAAAGTAAGTCCCAAAACAAGGTGAAAGTTGTCCAGCAGATGTTGGCATTGGAAATAGGATTTTCCTTACGTCAGCATGctgttttttttgccaaaataagATTACCAACTGATGACCCCTAAGGCTGCAATGTCGTCTGTGGATTTAAATTTATTCCATATTGTACCTATGAAACTGCTCATATAGCAAAATTCGAACTGTACCTCCTATTAATCTTTGAATCTCTGGTCGTGTGAATAATTGAAGAAGCACTAATCCCATGATCAAATCTGTTGTGGGTTTAATAtatcaaaatttaaattggcTAGGGAATTAGAACAACAAGCAGATTCTATTGTTATAACATATTGTTAAATCTAATTCCGCTCAACGAGTTATAAAGGACGAAGCGGATCATTTATCGACTTCAAGTATTTCAATTTCAACTTGAggaacttttaacaaaaaatccATACATTAATACTTTTACGAAGTACAGgagttatataaaaaaaaacattcgaaaCGAATAGTAATTGTTGACCGAAgccaaaacaaattttctatAGAAACGAAACGAAACTAACTGAAAATTGGGAAGGATACTTTTTCCCTCCTCCTTTCGAGAATAAGAAACGAAAAAATTAGATGTTTGAATCGAAAGACATCTCCCAAAtgttgggtcaaaacctacctaaaatcaactaaagtgcatttccccaattttatgtaacaaatttagataaatttaaatttagtcaagtgttatgccataacaaagtaCGCTAACCAtattttacgatcaagtcaaagtttgagtagataacgacctaattttgggtagcttatagaagagctcgaca comes from Malaya genurostris strain Urasoe2022 chromosome 3, Malgen_1.1, whole genome shotgun sequence and encodes:
- the LOC131435874 gene encoding EEF1A lysine methyltransferase 2, yielding MDEKPIEELESSELGTKEYWEKSYETEIQNYRDHGDVGEVWFDEDSQLRIIRWIEKQEALICQDDPIIDLGCGNGMMLVEMAREGYSNLTGIDYSPKAVELAQAISKDQDVHITYKVADLLDKSNVTSLGTFKVVHDKGTYDAISLHPEDSKSMRQIYICNVHQLLQTDGLFILTSCNWTQMELVKSFEEHFSLHQVIPTPSFTFGGAVGNVVTSVVFKKK